The following proteins come from a genomic window of Nitrososphaerota archaeon:
- a CDS encoding QueT transporter family protein yields MKNRNRFVAEASLFAALYAVGVLLLAPMSFGVLQVRVADALIPLSILLGWPVVVGVTLGNLVANALGSPFGIVDILGGTAANFVASYVAMKIAETHFRGSWLLGCASANVIVSVIVGGYITWLAQIPLDSPLWEIPIVSVLIGSTVSINIVGYLVLKALKIRMVK; encoded by the coding sequence GTGAAGAATAGAAATAGGTTTGTTGCAGAGGCTTCCTTATTCGCTGCGCTCTATGCGGTTGGTGTTCTGCTGCTTGCTCCGATGAGCTTTGGTGTACTTCAGGTTAGGGTCGCTGATGCGCTGATCCCCCTATCTATACTGCTCGGCTGGCCTGTGGTCGTGGGTGTAACTTTGGGCAATCTTGTGGCAAACGCTTTGGGTAGCCCATTCGGTATAGTGGATATTTTAGGCGGCACCGCAGCCAACTTCGTCGCCTCCTACGTAGCTATGAAGATCGCAGAAACACACTTCAGAGGGTCTTGGCTTCTAGGTTGCGCATCTGCCAACGTTATTGTTAGCGTGATCGTAGGCGGGTATATTACGTGGCTCGCTCAGATACCTTTAGATTCCCCCTTGTGGGAGATTCCTATCGTAAGTGTCTTGATAGGGTCTACCGTTTCAATAAACATCGTTGGCTACCTCGTGCTGAAAGCGCTGAAGATCCGGATGGTAAAGTAA
- a CDS encoding AAA family ATPase, translating into MGVIAIVGSPGTGKKTVARALASRMRLEYLDVNDVAIAKGAAVGREEGEYIISTSRLRKILLPMIEGKRLILSGHLLPSVLKRDEVELAILLRCAPEVLEARLAARGYSEAKIRENVAAEVLGVVAAEAIKAFGVDKVSEHDTTNRSVEETVDEIINVIQGRDPLNRPKIDWLPGVAEKGLLKKYFP; encoded by the coding sequence ATGGGTGTGATAGCAATAGTGGGCTCTCCGGGCACAGGTAAGAAGACGGTTGCACGCGCCCTAGCTTCGAGGATGCGGTTAGAGTATTTAGATGTAAATGATGTAGCCATAGCGAAGGGTGCTGCAGTGGGTAGAGAAGAAGGCGAATACATAATCTCAACAAGTAGACTACGTAAGATCCTTCTCCCAATGATCGAGGGGAAGCGTCTAATCCTAAGCGGACACCTCCTACCATCGGTTCTAAAGCGAGATGAGGTGGAGTTGGCGATACTCCTCAGGTGTGCACCAGAGGTCTTAGAGGCGAGGCTGGCTGCAAGAGGATATAGTGAGGCTAAGATTAGGGAGAATGTTGCTGCTGAGGTGCTGGGTGTTGTAGCAGCTGAGGCGATTAAAGCGTTTGGTGTTGATAAGGTTAGCGAGCACGATACCACAAATAGGAGCGTAGAGGAAACAGTTGACGAGATCATAAATGTAATTCAAGGGAGAGATCCTTTAAATCGACCTAAGATTGATTGGCTCCCTGGAGTTGCTGAGAAAGGTCTGCTCAAAAAGTATTTTCCTTAA